From the Candidatus Cloacimonadota bacterium genome, the window CGCAGGGGAGAAAAAAAATGCCTTGACAGAAGGCAAGAATTCGGATTTTTTGCAAAGCTATGGCGATAATCGTAAAGAAATTTGGCGGTACTTCCGTGGGCAGTATCGAACTTATCCAAAACATTGCCCACAACATCGCGCGGCAAAAGCGCGCGGGAGATTCACTTGTGCTGGTGGTTTCCGCCATGGCAAAGACCACTGACGACCTCATGGAACTGGCACACCAGATTTGTGAACACCCCTCCCGGCGTGAGCTGGATATGCTGCTCACCGCGGGGGAGCGCATCAGCATGGCTCTGCTTTCGCTATCCTTGCAAAAAGAAGGGCTTTCCTCCATCTCGTTCACAGGCTCGCAGAGCGGAATTATCACAGATAATCGCCACGGAAACGCGCGCATCCTGGAAGTGAACGCCTTTCGTATCAATCAGGAATTGGAGCAGGGAAAAATCGTGATTGTGGCTGGCTTCCAGGGCGTTAGCCAAGCCAAGGAAATTACCACTCTGGGAAGGGGCGGTTCCGACACCTCTGCGGTTGCTCTGGCCTGCTATCTGGAGGCTGGAAAATGTGAAATCTACAGCGATGTGGATGGCGTTTTCAGCGCGGATCCACGCATCGTGCCCCAAGCCCGTTTATTGAAAGAAATTGACCACTCCCAAATGTTGGCTTTGGCAAATGGCGGCTCAAGAGTTTTGCACCCCAGGGCGGTGGAATTTGCCCAAAGATTCAACATCCCGGTGGAGCTGAAGAGTTCCTTCAGTTTTGCCCAGGGCACGCTCATCCATCAGATAAAAAGGAATTCAACCCACATGGAAAATAGAAAGATAACTGCCATCACCCACAAGGAAGGGCTTTTGAGGCTGGTTCTCCCCGCAGAAAAAGCGGTGGAGCTCTTCAACATTGGTTCCCATATCGAGATTTTCCGCTATGAGATTCGTCAGGATAGCCTGGAAATCTTTATCGAAAACAAATATAAAAGCGACACGGAACTTCTGCTGCAGCAAAATGGGATTGAGGTCCAAGCCCGTGAGGAAGGCTTGGGCTGGGTCACCCTCGTGGGGCTGGGAATTGAGGCGGATCCACAGATTCTGAACCGGGTGATTCAAGCCTGCGGGGATTTCCAAATCCTCCGTGTGGCTCCCGGCAATCTGAACATCGGGCTGTTGCTGCCTTCGGTTCAAACGCAGGACTGCCTGTGCGCCTTGCACAATACTTTTTTTGGAGATGAACAATGAGATATTTGGTTACCAGCGCGCTTCCCTACGCCAACGGCAGGCTGCACATTGGTCACGTTGCCGGAGCCTATCTGCCGGCGGATATTTTTGTGAGATGGCTGAGGCTGCACAATGAAGATGTAATCTATATTTGCGGCACAGACGAACATGGTACCCCCATTTCCATTTCCGCGGACAAAGAGGGGATTAGCCCCCTCGAGGTGGTGCAGCATTATCACGCCTCGATAAAAGCGGCGTTCGACTCCCTGGATATCAATTTTGATAATTTTTCCGGAACCGCCAGGCCGGCTCATCACAAGCTTTCACAGGAGTTTTTCAGCGCGCTTTACGATGAGGGGCACGTCATTCCCCGTGTTACCCGCCAATTCTACTGTGAACATGATAAACGGTTTTTGCCGGATAGGTATGTGGAGGGAATCTGCCCTCGCTGCCAGACTCCCGGAGCACGTGGTGACCAATGTGACAGTTGTGGTCAGATATATGAAACCACAACCATCATCGAGCCCCGCTGCAAGATTTGCGGAAACGAGCCCGTCATCCGCGAAACGACCCATTGGTATTTGCAATTGAACGACTTCAGCGAAAAGCTGGAACGCTGGATTGCCACCAAGGATTATTGGAAGGAAAACGTCCGCAACTTCATGTTGAACCTGTTGGAACAAGGTTTGGTGGAGCGTCCCATCACCCGTGATTTGAGCTGGGGAGTGCCGGTTCCGCTGAAAGAAGCTGAAGACAAGGTGCTCTACGTTTGGTTCGAGGCCCCGGTTGGATATATCTCTTCCACCATCGAATGGGCGGAAAAAATTGGCGAACCGGAACGCTGGAAAGACTATTGGCTCGACCCCGAAACGAGGCTGGTTCATTTCATCGGCAAGGATAACATCATCTTCCACGCTCTCATCTGGCCGGCTGTGTTGATGGGTCAAAAACACAGCTATTGCCTCCCTCACGATATTCCAGCCAACGAATTTATGAACCTGGAAGGGCAAAAGATTTCCACCAGCAACAACTGGGCAATCTGGGTGGATGAATTCGCCCAGAAATTCCCCGCCGACTACCTGCGCTATTACCTGGCCTGCAACGCGCCGGAAAAAGGTGACAGCGATTTCTCCTTCCGGGATTTTCAGCAAAAGATAAATGGAGACCTGAACAACGTTTTGGGTAATTTGGCAAACCGTGTTTTCGCTTTTTCATGGAAGAATTTCGCCGGGAAAATTGCTCATCCGGACTTGAGCGAGGATGCGAAGACGGTTTTGAATGAAGCTGAGCGCATTTTTGAGCAAATTGACGCCGGTTACCGTGAATATCAGGTGAAAAACAATTCCCGCCTCGGTATCGATATCGCCCGCATCGGCAACCGCTTTTTTGACGAACGCAAACCCTGGGTGCAAATCAAGGAAAACCCCAAACAGGTGGAGGAAACACTTTGGGTCTGCATCAGCCTGTTGCGTCTGGCGTCTGTGGCGCTTTATCCCATCATGCCCAAAAGCATGGATCGCCTGCGCCTGATGATGGGGCTGGAAGCTTTGCGTAACTGGGAAAAACCGGATCTGCAAGCGGATTATGAACTCAGCGAAGCGCAACCGCTTTTCTTCAAATTGGAAGATGCCGTCATCGAAAGAGAGATTGAGAGCTTGCGGCAAGGCTCAGGTGAAACCAAAGATGAGACGGAACCCATCAAAGAACTCATTTCCTACGACGATTTTGCCAAGCTGGACCTGAGAATGGCGAAGATTCTGGAAGCGGCTCCGGTGAAAAAGACCAACAAGCTGCTGCATCTGAAAGTGGATATCGGAAATCAGCAGAGAGAGCTCGTTGCCGGCATCGCGGAACATTATCAGCCTCAGGATATCATTGGAAAAGAAGTGCTGATGTTGGTGAATTTGGAGCCCAAAACCATTCGGGGAGTCCAATCCCAGGGCATGATTCTGGCTGTGGATACCGGACAAGGATTGGCTCTGCTTTCCCCGGATAAACCCTGTCCACCCGGTTCCTCTGTCAGGTGAGTGGTGTTTTTGTTGTCAGATTTCCGGTGTGGGACATCAGGTCTGGGATTTCGACTTGAAAGTCGCACGATTCCAACTTCAAGCACCGGTTCAAGCAAATGTTCTGGTAACCTTATTCTTTATCTATTCATCAGCTTTTTTCTTCTGACTCTTTCCGGCTTGAACGCTGCCGCGTATCAGGATGGCGAGCTGTTCATCGAGGTTTTACTTTGCTCGGGACAAAAGATTGCTCTGACCGCGGAAAGTGGAATTGCCGAAATAGGCTTCAACGAAGCGGATTCGCCTGTATCCAGGATTTTGCATACCCCTTTGAATATTTCCTTGGAAAACCCCGCCACCATGATGAATTGGGGCTATCTGGAACGGGTGGAGCCCTGGAGCGATGATTCTGACGGATATTTGCGCGAAAGCTTCAAGTGGCAGGATTCTTCGCTGGTAATCCTACGTGAAAATCTGGTGTTCGATTCAAATAGTTTTTCGGATAAAGCTTCTGCGCTTGCCTGGACCAAAGCCAACCAAAAAAACGAAAAACAAATCACCGCTCTGCCTCTGCAAAGCCCCACCATTTGTGTGAATGGCGCTGGAGGCAGCAAAACCTATCTGGAAACACCTCTGCATTTTACAAGCTCACAGCCCATCTTTTTAGGTGGGGTAAAACTTGGTTTCAGCGGTGAGTTTGTGCTCAAGATTGTGGGTTCAAACCTGGTGGTCACGCACCTTGTGGCCCTGGATGAATATGTGGCTGGGGTGGTTCCCAACGAGATTGGTCCCAGCGCGCCGCTGGAAGCCTTGAAAGCTCAGGCTGTGGCTGCTCGCACGCACGCTCTGGGGCTGCTTTTGAACAATCGGCATAAAAATGACGGCTATGACCTCTGCAACACCACCCACTGCCAGGTTTACAAGGGTAAACACCAACAAAACGACGCTGTTCGGGAAGCGGTGTTTTCCACCCAGAACCAGGTTCTCATCCTGGGTGGTCGCATTGCGGACACCACCTATCACAGCGCCTGTGGTGGGAAAACCGATTCCTGCGGCAATATCTGGGGCGGAGACACCATGCCACATTTGGTGGGTGTGGAATGTTTTTCTGAAGCAGCTTCCTGGGATTTTAGTGATGAAAGCCAAGCCAGACATTGGATTACAGATATGGCTCTGGTTCAAGGCGGCTCGTCTTGGGAAAACAGCGCTCTTTCCTGGACCAAAGAAATCAGCTCAAATCAACTGGCCAAGAATTTGGGGCTCAGTAGGCTGGATCATCTGGTAATCAATCGCCGTGGTGAATCCGGGCGTATTATCGACATCACTTTTTACGGAAATAAAACCGTTCGTCTCACCAGCGAATACAAAATTCGCCAGGCTTTTGACAACGTTCGCTCTTCTTTTTTCTACATTCAGGGATCTTTTGTGGAGGATGATCATGGCCGCGTGGTAATCTATCCGAAAGGAACCCTCACCTTGAAGGGACGCGGCTCCGGTCATGGCGTCGGAATGTGTCAGATTGGCGCTTTGCGCATGGCGCGGGAAGGACGCGATTACGATGAGATTTTAACACATTATTACCCCGGAACGAGAGTCTGGGGAAACTGGATGGAATATGGCACACGATGATATGCTTTGGCGGGGAACCGCCCACGATGGACAATTTCGGGTTTTGGCGGTGGATTCCACAAACACTGCCCAGATGGCGCGGGATTTGCACGACCTCTCCCCCATCAACACCTTGCTTTTGGGTAAAATGATATCCGCCACAGCCTTGATGAGCCTGGATCTCAAGGTTCCCGAAGCGGAAATTTCCCTGCGTTTGGAAGGTGATGGACCCGTGCGCGGAGCTTTGATGATTTGCAGTGGAACTGGCGACTTGCGCGGATATGCCTTCCAGCCTCAGCTTTGGCTGGACAACGCGGAGGAAAACTTCTTTCCCGTCCGCAATTTGGGCAAAGGCACCCTAAGCGTGATCCGAGCCTATCCAAACAAAAAACCAACCGTCAGCACCACCCCACTCAGCGAGGGTGAACTCGCCCAAAACCTGGCTCACTATTTCGAACTTTCAGAACAGGTTCCCACCGCTGTGAACCTGGGCGTTTTGATTGACCAAAACGCGATGGTGCGGGCTTCCGGCGGTTTCATCATCCAACAATTGCCCCAGGCTGATCCCGCTCTGGCGGATGAAATCAGCGCCGCGCTTCAAAAAACCCCCAACGTTTCCGACCTCATGGATATGGGGCTCTCTCTACCGCAAATCATCACCCGTTTCGTTATTCCAGAACAGGAACTGAACCTGCAGCCCGCCGGGGATTTGCGCTACAAATGCAACTGCTCCCGAGAAAAGTTTGAGCGGGCTCTGCTTCTTTTGGGACTGGATGAACTCCAGGAAATGGCAGATGGCATCGACCCAGTTTGCCATTTTTGCAACGCGAGCTACCATTTCAGTCCCGAGGACATGGAAAAACTGATTACCGAGCTGAAAAACAGGCCATGAAACGGATTCTTGTGTTCATTTTTCTATTTGGCACGCTGTTGTTCGCCATCAGCCATGAAGAGTTTAAATGGCTGTTGGACAGGGAGTTTTTCGACATTTTGGAAAAGCACGAAACCAAGGTGGATGAGCTTTTGAAGGGAAACCCTGAAGATATCGAGCTTGCCTTGGAATATGCCCAACGTGGAGGCGACTGGGAGCTGGAACTGCGCTGTCATGAGCTTTTGGCGCTGAATCATCACAACCTGAAAGCCGCGCTGGAATGGCTGAGATTGGCAGATTTTTTCTATCTGGACAGCTTCAGCTTCGAGGAAACCAGACTAAAGCTTCAGGATGAATTCACCGCTCCGGACGAACGCGCGCTTCTGGACCACGTGCTTTATGGCACACCCGAGGCGGAGCTTTTGGAAGTGATTCGCCACCTGGACAGTTTCAACCCTGCCATCGAAGACTTGGCTCGTCAAAAGATTGATGAGATTAGTGTCGAGAGTTCGGATTCTTTGGCTTTGGCCATGATTGCGGATTTTGAACGTAACTTCCCTGTATCGGACTGGGGACAAGCTGCTTATTACTATAAACTTTATCATCATTCTTCCACCGGAAATTATGCTGAAATGGACAAAGCCATCGAAGCCCAGGCTTTTGATTCCTGCGTTCACCTCTATATTTCCGCCCTCTATTTACTGAGTCCGGGTTACCGCCGCCAGTGTTCAGACAACGCGCTCGTCTTGAATCAAACCATCTATATGTTGGATAAAGCTTTACGAGATTATCAGGATAATGGTTCCGCGCGCGTCGTTTACGACCTGTTTGACCCCGTCGAATGGAAAACCAGGCTGCGGTTCACCCGCGTTAAAGCCAGCTACTATTATCTTTTATCCACTTTGGGGTTCTGGGGCGATGAAGAAGAGCTCTGCGCTCTATTGCCTGAACCAGACGACAATTTTGTACAACTTTTAAATGAGCTCAATGAACTTGAGTTTGCCAATAACGATCGTGGTGAACAAGCGGAATTGCTCTATTGGAAAGGTCGGCTTCTCTCCCTGTGCTCCAACCAACACTATCTGCTGGAAGCGGCTGAAAGCTATGTTCAATCTTTAATCTTGGGTTCGCCCCGTCGCAAATTTGAGAACCCTTGCCTGCAATCCTTGGAAACCCTGCGCCAAAAACTGGACGTGAATCTTGAGATTATGGATTGGGCTCGCGCCCTGATGAACTACGAAGGCATCATTTTTGAGGAACATCCTTTCGATATTGCTTATTCCCGCATTGCCATTGGAGATTTCGACAACGATGGCTGGTCGGACCTTCTTTTCAACGGCAGCGCTTTGTACCGCAATCTTGAAGGCCAGAGCTTTGAAAACATCAGCGAAGAAGCAAACCTCAGCCGCTTAAAATCCAGCGGCGGGCTTTGGGCGGATTTCAACCGTGACGGCTTACTGGATTTTGTGAGCATTTCTCACCACAGCGACGATGTGGGCGACGCCTTGATGAAAAACCAGGGCGATGGAAGATTCGTTAAAGTAAATGAACGCGCCGGCGATATTGATGACGGTTTTCCCAGCGAAGCCGCCACCTGGATTGATTTGCAGGGAAGTGGATATCCCTCCCTCTACGTCGCAAACTATGAAAAGTGGCAAAGCCGTGCCGGATTTGAGGATTATTTTTGGAAAAATGAAGAGGGCTATTTCAGCGATGCCAGCTCAGAACTCGGATTTTGGGATCCTCCCTACGCCACCCAACCCGGATTGGCTGGACGAGGCGTGGCTCCGGCTGATTTCAACAACGATGGCATTCAGGAAATCCTGGTGACAAACTATCGGCTCAACCGCAATTTCTGCTGGGAATTGACCGATGGCAAATATC encodes:
- a CDS encoding aspartate kinase; translation: MAIIVKKFGGTSVGSIELIQNIAHNIARQKRAGDSLVLVVSAMAKTTDDLMELAHQICEHPSRRELDMLLTAGERISMALLSLSLQKEGLSSISFTGSQSGIITDNRHGNARILEVNAFRINQELEQGKIVIVAGFQGVSQAKEITTLGRGGSDTSAVALACYLEAGKCEIYSDVDGVFSADPRIVPQARLLKEIDHSQMLALANGGSRVLHPRAVEFAQRFNIPVELKSSFSFAQGTLIHQIKRNSTHMENRKITAITHKEGLLRLVLPAEKAVELFNIGSHIEIFRYEIRQDSLEIFIENKYKSDTELLLQQNGIEVQAREEGLGWVTLVGLGIEADPQILNRVIQACGDFQILRVAPGNLNIGLLLPSVQTQDCLCALHNTFFGDEQ
- a CDS encoding Hsp33 family molecular chaperone HslO is translated as MAHDDMLWRGTAHDGQFRVLAVDSTNTAQMARDLHDLSPINTLLLGKMISATALMSLDLKVPEAEISLRLEGDGPVRGALMICSGTGDLRGYAFQPQLWLDNAEENFFPVRNLGKGTLSVIRAYPNKKPTVSTTPLSEGELAQNLAHYFELSEQVPTAVNLGVLIDQNAMVRASGGFIIQQLPQADPALADEISAALQKTPNVSDLMDMGLSLPQIITRFVIPEQELNLQPAGDLRYKCNCSREKFERALLLLGLDELQEMADGIDPVCHFCNASYHFSPEDMEKLITELKNRP
- the metG gene encoding methionine--tRNA ligase, which produces MRYLVTSALPYANGRLHIGHVAGAYLPADIFVRWLRLHNEDVIYICGTDEHGTPISISADKEGISPLEVVQHYHASIKAAFDSLDINFDNFSGTARPAHHKLSQEFFSALYDEGHVIPRVTRQFYCEHDKRFLPDRYVEGICPRCQTPGARGDQCDSCGQIYETTTIIEPRCKICGNEPVIRETTHWYLQLNDFSEKLERWIATKDYWKENVRNFMLNLLEQGLVERPITRDLSWGVPVPLKEAEDKVLYVWFEAPVGYISSTIEWAEKIGEPERWKDYWLDPETRLVHFIGKDNIIFHALIWPAVLMGQKHSYCLPHDIPANEFMNLEGQKISTSNNWAIWVDEFAQKFPADYLRYYLACNAPEKGDSDFSFRDFQQKINGDLNNVLGNLANRVFAFSWKNFAGKIAHPDLSEDAKTVLNEAERIFEQIDAGYREYQVKNNSRLGIDIARIGNRFFDERKPWVQIKENPKQVEETLWVCISLLRLASVALYPIMPKSMDRLRLMMGLEALRNWEKPDLQADYELSEAQPLFFKLEDAVIEREIESLRQGSGETKDETEPIKELISYDDFAKLDLRMAKILEAAPVKKTNKLLHLKVDIGNQQRELVAGIAEHYQPQDIIGKEVLMLVNLEPKTIRGVQSQGMILAVDTGQGLALLSPDKPCPPGSSVR
- a CDS encoding VCBS repeat-containing protein — translated: MKRILVFIFLFGTLLFAISHEEFKWLLDREFFDILEKHETKVDELLKGNPEDIELALEYAQRGGDWELELRCHELLALNHHNLKAALEWLRLADFFYLDSFSFEETRLKLQDEFTAPDERALLDHVLYGTPEAELLEVIRHLDSFNPAIEDLARQKIDEISVESSDSLALAMIADFERNFPVSDWGQAAYYYKLYHHSSTGNYAEMDKAIEAQAFDSCVHLYISALYLLSPGYRRQCSDNALVLNQTIYMLDKALRDYQDNGSARVVYDLFDPVEWKTRLRFTRVKASYYYLLSTLGFWGDEEELCALLPEPDDNFVQLLNELNELEFANNDRGEQAELLYWKGRLLSLCSNQHYLLEAAESYVQSLILGSPRRKFENPCLQSLETLRQKLDVNLEIMDWARALMNYEGIIFEEHPFDIAYSRIAIGDFDNDGWSDLLFNGSALYRNLEGQSFENISEEANLSRLKSSGGLWADFNRDGLLDFVSISHHSDDVGDALMKNQGDGRFVKVNERAGDIDDGFPSEAATWIDLQGSGYPSLYVANYEKWQSRAGFEDYFWKNEEGYFSDASSELGFWDPPYATQPGLAGRGVAPADFNNDGIQEILVTNYRLNRNFCWELTDGKYRDIAAQNGLAGHFKDGYFGHSIGADWADIDNDGDLDLFIANLAHPRYIEFSDVSMLLRNDGPGFRVVAGDTLRFWQFTDITREAGITYDELHSDPLWFDADNDGLPDLFISSVYENDRSYLYHNNGDGTFTDITFLSGARVFNGWGNATADLDRDGLLDLVVCGGNGSKILLNRTPTENQSLFVKPVWSEEGVILITDPSEYPNHPNSPAFGTRVK
- a CDS encoding SpoIID/LytB domain-containing protein; the encoded protein is MNAAAYQDGELFIEVLLCSGQKIALTAESGIAEIGFNEADSPVSRILHTPLNISLENPATMMNWGYLERVEPWSDDSDGYLRESFKWQDSSLVILRENLVFDSNSFSDKASALAWTKANQKNEKQITALPLQSPTICVNGAGGSKTYLETPLHFTSSQPIFLGGVKLGFSGEFVLKIVGSNLVVTHLVALDEYVAGVVPNEIGPSAPLEALKAQAVAARTHALGLLLNNRHKNDGYDLCNTTHCQVYKGKHQQNDAVREAVFSTQNQVLILGGRIADTTYHSACGGKTDSCGNIWGGDTMPHLVGVECFSEAASWDFSDESQARHWITDMALVQGGSSWENSALSWTKEISSNQLAKNLGLSRLDHLVINRRGESGRIIDITFYGNKTVRLTSEYKIRQAFDNVRSSFFYIQGSFVEDDHGRVVIYPKGTLTLKGRGSGHGVGMCQIGALRMAREGRDYDEILTHYYPGTRVWGNWMEYGTR